The sequence ACGCGTTCTCGCCCAAGGCGCCCAGCTGCTCCAGCCGCTGGCGCGAGCTGCTCGGGCTCAGGAGAGCGTCGGCCGCGCGGAGCCCGAGCACCAAGGCCTCGGCGTCGGCGTCGCCCGCGGCGGCCAAGACCCCGGCATCCGCGGCGAGGGCGACGAACTCCGCGGCGGCAAGGTCGCTCAAGCTCCTACTCCAGCGGAACGCCGGGCGCGCATCGGGCGCCGCGGCGTCGGACCACGCGTCGGCGCCGCTCCTCCGCGACAGCTCCGACTCGGAGGGGTCGCTGTCGCTGGCGTCCTCCCGCTTCTCGCTTTcctcgtcgtcgtcctcctccggGCACGACCACGACGACGTGCCCCGCCTCTCGCTCGACTCCGCCGCCGACCCCCACCCGCCTCGCATCCGCCTGGTCCGCTCCTCCCACTCCAACTCCCACCACCGCCACCCCACCTCGTCCTCcacccgcgccgggcgcagccccGCGCGACGCCggccctcgccgccgccgccgccgcgctgccTCTCCGTGGACTCCCCGCGCATGAACTCGTCGGGCAAGATCGTGTTCCAGGGGCTGGAACGCAGCTCCAGCTCACCCTGCAGCTTCCACGCGGCGTCCAAGTCGCGGTCCCGGACGGTGGACCGTTCCTACTCGTCCGGCGTCCGCGTGGCGCCCGTGGTGCTGAACGTGCCCGTGTGCTCGGGCCCCGTGTTCGGCTTCTTCAAGGACAAGAAGGACTCCGGCGCGGCCAAGGACGCCGCCTCGGCGGCGTTGGCCGCGAGGTGCAGGTCGTCGCTGGGGCGGAAGGCGGCGCAAGGGTGGAGTGGCGAGCTGGCGAGATCCTCCGGCTGATTTGACGACCCCGTTTGACTTGACCGGGCAGCCCGCGACCTCGTGTTTGTCTCGTTTGCATGCAGAACGGCTGTTGCCATCGACCGTCATGAATCATGATGAGAGGATAGCTTTGGCTGCTCGTTGGTTTAACTGATTTTGTTTCTTTCTTTGGAGACGACGGCGGCGATGGGGTGGTTGTCTAATCGATTgactgtttttttctttttttttctgctTCATTTTCACTCGACTGTAAATTCGAGTTTTGTACTACTACCGCTCTTCTGATTTGGTTGAATGCGAATTGAAAATGGTGGTAAATCTTCTGAAACAGTGCGACCTGCTTGCATGTTACAGATCTAAGCTAGTGTTATGTACTACTATGGTCTGAACTTGGCGTAACGGGAATTTGTTCAGATCGGCTACTGTTCCATTTCCTGGATCGAAGTTTGAACAGGATGCAACTGCAAAGCGATGCAAACAAAACAAAACGATGGCATCATTTCTGGGGCAGTGGGTGCCGGTTCATTCATGGGATAGGGCAGAGCCCGGGCAGTGGCATGCAAATGCGCAATGAAAAACCAAAACCAAACCGGGGCGGGCGGTCTGGTCAGACCGGTCCCCCAACCCGCGGCGCTCCGGCTTGATCTGCTCactgctctgctctgctctgctctggATCCGGGCTCTGTGCCGCATGTGCTCGCCTCTAAATATTCGCGCAGCGGCCAGGCGGCATGGTGATGGTGTCCAGCTTTTTTTTACTCACGGCAAAGGGCAAAGGCACAGGCGTCACTCACCGCGATCGTTGCCGCCACGGCCGGCGTGGGCGGGCGTCCCATGTCACCTGCTCGTCGCGGTGCCGGCGTGCGTCGAGCCGCGCCGCGGGGACCCCTCAGCAAGCTGCGGGGCGCGGCGCGGCACATGTGGACGCCACGCCCCACGCCGACGCCGGGGCGCGGCACTGCGGCCTGACTGTGAGTCTGTGACACGGCGCGCAGCTTTTCACCCCCCACAGCGCTGCACCGCCTGCCACTGCCAGCGTCTTGCACTTTGTTGGCGCGTGGAACTGATCCTGATCCGATACTACCGTTGGCCGCTTGCTGAGCTGACGGTCCGGTcccggcccggcccagcccggcGGTTCTCTCGTCGTCTCCTTCCCTGCGTGCAGGTGCAGCAGTTGCAGCGTATTAATGAGAGCTCATCAGAGCGTGCGTGCATTGCATGCATGGACCGGgccaccgggggggggggggggggggggggggggggggggctcctCCTCCGGGCGCAGAGGGTGCCATGAGTGTGGCACTGTGGCGTGGTAGTGTGGTGCAGCTGTGCGTCGCTCGTTCATGGGCGTAGGTCGACGAAGCAGTGCAGCACATTGATGGCACGGCACGCCACAGATGAGCAGATCTATCTGTACAGTGTAGGACTGCAGGAGCACGATGGAGCATGCATCACCGGCCATGGTCCTCCATGGATCATGGAAAACGGGGTGGAATTCCACTCCAGTGCGTCGGGCGCTGGGGGTT is a genomic window of Zea mays cultivar B73 chromosome 5, Zm-B73-REFERENCE-NAM-5.0, whole genome shotgun sequence containing:
- the LOC100304398 gene encoding uncharacterized LOC100304398, coding for MASAVASNLPVATPAAVPVPYGRLSPRVSISRDAPADLVDPVAMAVATPEPAISKDFIDFEFSLGSSATMLPADELFADGKLLPLRKAATLPDPEAAAPPPAQPEEAMPATSTEPIKPLRAAAADGTDPYAFSPKAPSCSSRWRELLGLRRASAARSPSTKASASASPAAAKTPASAARATNSAAARSLKLLLQRNAGRASGAAASDHASAPLLRDSSDSEGSLSLASSRFSLSSSSSSSGHDHDDVPRLSLDSAADPHPPRIRLVRSSHSNSHHRHPTSSSTRAGRSPARRRPSPPPPPRCLSVDSPRMNSSGKIVFQGLERSSSSPCSFHAASKSRSRTVDRSYSSGVRVAPVVLNVPVCSGPVFGFFKDKKDSGAAKDAASAALAARCRSSLGRKAAQGWSGELARSSG